Proteins encoded within one genomic window of Vespula vulgaris chromosome 16, iyVesVulg1.1, whole genome shotgun sequence:
- the LOC127069676 gene encoding serine/threonine-protein kinase mig-15 isoform X14, translating into MAHNLAPSVNCSLDDIDLNALKEPAGIFELIEVVGNGTYGQVYKGRHTKTGQLAAIKVMDVTEDEEEEIKLEINVLKRYSNHRNIATYYGAFVKKSSPGKDDQLWLVMEYCGAGSVTDLVKSTKGQSLKEEWIAYISREILRGLSYLHSNKVIHRDIKGQNVLLTDNAEVKLVDFGVSAQLDRTIGRRNTFIGTPYWMAPEVIACDENPDATYDNRSDLWSLGITALEMAESQPPLCDLHPMRALFLIPRNPPPRLKSKKWAKKFHGFIETVLVKDYHQRPYTEQLLKHPFIRDQPTERQVRIQLKDHIDRCKKRKQEKERDDYRYSGSENEEDEPALAGEPSSIVQAPGGDTLRRNFQQIQEGRTLTQDVSPQAPAGKEKPNQGRSQREVPEPGPPARPAIPHRLIVVPDPQPPSRPLPPTPRDDPRQSHKVSTPPSNHQAPSAGGGGSGGSGGQAAPQRNSHVFKPMALSIESDSDDDLEDAGSNNLRNDGTLLASDPPKPLPEFSPFRPSSDSSSSSSHNAQNSHHEGKPKGGAPNRPLPPTPDEEESGDRTLVMKRKLSQTSDDRATASDNRRSEIDEQLLLKEWDFTRFFQGFNERLDKMKQEHQQEAAVGTSKSGSEDRSSSSGERTLKRQEQLARRKYEQQQQQQQQQQQHHQHHLHQQHQQQQHQKQQQQQQQQQQQQLKAVHRRQESDSKLGNTSSAFARAFRRENSDFFPSTRHSAYLQKSDSSRSSIFASGNRRGSEISVAGIVGKKGNALSTGEPVLTDFSFGRDGPQRPRREKTESEIVFGNRHEARRLDFGRNKDDTTRRRSCRPSDAALAAPDDAGTIKSTASTTASEYSPVVTQNREGGDRPRGGGGGGGEFQRSDSSPGSRPSSVLPDLLTSSPGQRQDKSTSEEYRQAVKSPPPFALQQKQRSFLTFGFGAGPARRESHVNVNVTPTSHDLASDTPEIRKYKKRFNSEILCAALWGVNLLIGTENGLMLLDRSGQGKVYQLISRRRFQQMEVLEGQNILVTISGKKNRVRVYYLSWLKSKILRTDGHSDQVERRNGWINVGDLQGAVHFKIVKYERIKFLVIALKDSIEIYAWAPKPYHKFMAFKSFGELAHRPLLVDLTVEEGTRLKVIYGSADGFHAVDLDSATVYDIYLPKHTQGPICPHCIVALPNSNGMQLLLCYDNEGVYVNTYGRVSKTMVLQWGEMPTSVAYIGTGQIMGWGNKAIEIRSVESGHLDGVFMHKKAQRLKFLCERNDKVFFSSAKGGSSCQIYFMTLNKPGMANW; encoded by the exons ATGGCGCATAATTTGGCACCGAGCGTCAACTGCTCGCTCGACGACATTGACCTGAACGCCCTGAAG GAGCCTGCTGGGATATTCGAGTTGATCGAAGTCGTCGGCAATGGAACGTACGGGCAAGTTTACAAA GGTCGACACACCAAAACGGGTCAGCTGGCGGCCATCAAGGTCATGGACGTCACAGAG gatgaagaggaagaaatcaAGTTGGAAATAAACGTACTGAAGAGG TATTCGAATCATAGAAACATAGCTACGTACTACGGTGCCTTCGTGAAGAAGTCATCGCCAGGGAAGGACGATCAGCTATGGCTGGTTATGGAATACTGCGGAGCTGGCTCCGTCACGGACCTCGTCAAATCGACGAAAGGTCAGAGCCTTAAGGAAGAGTGGATTGCTTATATTTcgagagaaatattaagaGGTCTCAGTTATCTTCACAGTAATAAAGTTATTCACAGGGATATAAAAGGACAGAACGTGCTTCTGACCGACAATGCCGAGGTCAAGCTTG TTGACTTTGGCGTTAGCGCGCAGTTGGACAGAACGATAGGCAGAAGGAATACGTTCATAGGTACACCTTACTGGATGGCTCCAGAAGTCATAGCTTGCGACGAGAATCCCGACGCTACTTACGACAATAGAAGTGATCTTTGGTCTCTCGGAATTACCGCTTTGGAAATGGCTGAATCACAACCTCCGCTTTGCGACCTCCATCCGATGAGA GCCTTGTTCTTGATACCGCGTAATCCACCGCCGAGACTGAAGTCGAAAAAATGGGCGAAGAAGTTTCATGGTTTTATCGAAACTGTGTTGGTGAAGGACTATCATCAGAGGCCTTACACCGAACAATTGCTCAAGCATCCATTTATTCGGGACCAACCAACGGAGAGACAAGTCAGAATACAACTCAAAGATCATATCGATCGCTGTAAGAAACGCAAACAAGAGAAAG AAAGAGACGATTATCGATACAGCGGCagtgaaaacgaagaagacgagcCAGCATTGGCTGGCGAACCATCCTCGATAGTTCAAGCTCCTGGTGGCGATACATTGAGACGTAATTTCCAGCAAATTCAAGAAGGTCGGACGTTGACTCAAGACGTATCTCCTCAAGCTCCAGCCGGTAAGGAAAAACCAAATCAAGGTAGATCTCAGCGGGAAGTACCAGAACCAGGCCCGCCTGCGAGACCAGCCATTCCACACAGACTCATCG TCGTGCCAGATCCGCAGCCGCCTTCTCGACCTCTACCACCGACACCTAGGGACGATCCACGACAATCTCACAAGGTCTCGACACCACCCTCCAATCATCAAGCGCCTTCCGCTGGCGGTGGAGGTAGCGGTGGTTCTGGTGGCCAAGCTGCGCCTCAAAGAAACAGTCACGTGTTTAAACCTATG GCACTGTCGATCGAGAGTGACAGCGACGACGATCTCGAAGATGCTGGTAGTAACAATTTGAGGAACGACGGTACACTTCTCGCTAGCGATCCGCCTAAGCCTCT TCCCGAATTTTCTCCTTTCAGGCCATCGTCggattcgtcgtcgtcgtcctcgcaCAACGCTCAGAATTCGCATCACGAAGGTAAGCCAAAAG GTGGAGCACCCAATCGACCATTGCCACCGACGCCAGATGAGGAAGAATCCGGGGATCGTACACTAGTCATGAAACGA AAACTTAGTCAGACATCAGACGATCGTGCAACGGCTAGCGACAACCGCCGCTCAGAGATAGACGAGCAGCTCCTTCTGAAGGAGTGGGACTTCACCCGCTTCTTTCAGGGTTTTAACGAAAGGTTGGATAAAATGAAACAGGAGCACCAGCAAGAAGCGGCGGTCGGTACGAGCAAGTCTGGCAGCGAGGatcgttcctcttcttccgGCGAAAGAACCCTTAAGAGGCAGGAGCAGTTAGCGCGTAGGAAATAcgagcaacaacaacagcagcagcaacaacagcagcagcatcaCCAGCACCATCTTCATCAACAacatcagcagcagcagcatcaaaagcaacagcaacaacaacaacagcagcagcagcagcagcttaAGGCGGTTCACAGACGTCAAGAGAGCGACTCGAAGCTCGGTAACACCTCGAGCGCGTTCGCCCGTGCATTTCGCCGCGAAAATTCGGATTTCTTTCCGTCAACGAGGCACTCCGCTTATCTCCAAAAGTCGGATTCCTCGAGGTCGAGCATATTCGCGAGTGGTAATCGACGCGGCAGCGAGATAAGCGTCGCAGGTATAGTCGGTAAGAAGGGTAACGCCCTTAGTACCGGCGAGCCCGTCCTTACGGACTTCTCGTTTGGACGCGACGGGCCCCAGAGGCcaaggagagaaaagacagagagcgAGATCGTCTTCGGTAACAGGCACGAGGCGAGGAGACTCGACTTCGGACGCAATAAAGACGATACCACAAGGAGACGCAGTTGTAGACCTTCCGATGCGGCCCTGGCCGCGCCAGATGACGCGGGAACGATTAAATCCACGGCCAGTACAACGGCTAGCGAGTACAGCCCTGTTGTCACCCAG AATCGAGAAGGTGGTGACCGAccaagaggaggaggaggtggtggcgGTGAATTTCAAAGATCAGACTCGTCTCCTGGTTCAAGGCCAAGCTCGGTTTTACCAGACCTTTTGACTTCGTCGCCGGGTCAACGTCAGGACAAGTCGACAAGCGAGGAG TATCGACAAGCGGTTAAATCACCACCCCCGTTTGCACTTCAACAGAAACAGAGATCGTTCCTGACATTTGGATTCGGTGCTGGACCAGCGAGGAGAGAATCCCACGTAAACGTCAACGTGACACCTACGAGTCACGATTTGGCCTCCGATACACCCGAAAtacgaaaatacaaaaagcGTTTCAATAGCGAGATTTTATGTGCAGCGTTATGGG GCGTGAACCTGCTGATCGGTACGGAGAACGGATTGATGCTGCTCGATAGGAGCGGACAAGGGAAGGTTTATCAGCTGATCAGTAGGAGACGTTTTCAACAAATGGAAGTGCTCGAGGGGCAGAATATTTTGGTTACCATAAGCGGTAAGAAGAATCGCGTGAGGGTCTATTATCTCTCCTGGCTGAAGAGTAAGATTTTACGTACCGACGGCCATAGCGAT CAAGTCGAGCGGCGCAATGGCTGGATAAACGTCGGCGATCTTCAAGGAGCGGTGCATTTCAAGATAGTCaaatacgaaagaataaagttCCTTGTCATCGCGTTAAAGGACTCGATAGAGATCTATGCTTGGGCGCCGAAGCCCTATCATAAATTCATGGCTTTCAAATCGTTCGGAGAACTGGCCCACAGGCCGCTCCTCGTCGACCTAACCGTCGAGGAAGGAACGAGATTGAAAGTTATTTATGGAAGCGCCGATGGATTTCACGCCGTCGATTTGGATTCGGCGACGGTTTACGATATCTATCTACCGAAGCAC ACTCAGGGACCGATTTGCCCGCACTGCATCGTCGCCTTGCCGAACAGCAACGGCATGCAACTTTTACTGTGCTACGACAACGAGGGCGTTTACGTGAATACCTACGGTAGAGTATCCAAGACGATGGTCCTTCAATGGGGCGAAATGCCTACGAGCGTCGCTTACATCGGCACGGGCCAGATCATGGGATGGGGCAACAAGGCGATCGAGATCAGAAGCGTCGAAAGCGGCCATCTCGACGGCGTTTTTATGCACAAGAAAGCTCAACGGCTCAAGTTCCTTTGTGAACGTAACGATAAG GTCTTCTTCTCGTCGGCGAAGGGTGGAAGTTCGTGCCAGATTTACTTCATGACGTTAAACAAACCCGGCATGGCTAACTGGTGA
- the LOC127069676 gene encoding serine/threonine-protein kinase mig-15 isoform X15, producing the protein MAHNLAPSVNCSLDDIDLNALKEPAGIFELIEVVGNGTYGQVYKGRHTKTGQLAAIKVMDVTEDEEEEIKLEINVLKRYSNHRNIATYYGAFVKKSSPGKDDQLWLVMEYCGAGSVTDLVKSTKGQSLKEEWIAYISREILRGLSYLHSNKVIHRDIKGQNVLLTDNAEVKLVDFGVSAQLDRTIGRRNTFIGTPYWMAPEVIACDENPDATYDNRSDLWSLGITALEMAESQPPLCDLHPMRALFLIPRNPPPRLKSKKWAKKFHGFIETVLVKDYHQRPYTEQLLKHPFIRDQPTERQVRIQLKDHIDRCKKRKQEKERDDYRYSGSENEEDEPALAGEPSSIVQAPGGDTLRRNFQQIQEGRTLTQDVSPQAPAGKEKPNQGRSQREVPEPGPPARPAIPHRLIVVPDPQPPSRPLPPTPRDDPRQSHKVSTPPSNHQAPSAGGGGSGGSGGQAAPQRNSHVFKPMALSIESDSDDDLEDAGSNNLRNDGTLLASDPPKPLPSSDSSSSSSHNAQNSHHEGKPKGGAPNRPLPPTPDEEESGDRTLVMKRKLSQTSDDRATASDNRRSEIDEQLLLKEWDFTRFFQGFNERLDKMKQEHQQEAAVGTSKSGSEDRSSSSGERTLKRQEQLARRKYEQQQQQQQQQQQHHQHHLHQQHQQQQHQKQQQQQQQQQQQQLKAVHRRQESDSKLGNTSSAFARAFRRENSDFFPSTRHSAYLQKSDSSRSSIFASGNRRGSEISVAGIVGKKGNALSTGEPVLTDFSFGRDGPQRPRREKTESEIVFGNRHEARRLDFGRNKDDTTRRRSCRPSDAALAAPDDAGTIKSTASTTASEYSPVVTQNREGGDRPRGGGGGGGEFQRSDSSPGSRPSSVLPDLLTSSPGQRQDKSTSEEYRQAVKSPPPFALQQKQRSFLTFGFGAGPARRESHVNVNVTPTSHDLASDTPEIRKYKKRFNSEILCAALWGVNLLIGTENGLMLLDRSGQGKVYQLISRRRFQQMEVLEGQNILVTISGKKNRVRVYYLSWLKSKILRTDGHSDQVERRNGWINVGDLQGAVHFKIVKYERIKFLVIALKDSIEIYAWAPKPYHKFMAFKSFGELAHRPLLVDLTVEEGTRLKVIYGSADGFHAVDLDSATVYDIYLPKHTQGPICPHCIVALPNSNGMQLLLCYDNEGVYVNTYGRVSKTMVLQWGEMPTSVAYIGTGQIMGWGNKAIEIRSVESGHLDGVFMHKKAQRLKFLCERNDKVFFSSAKGGSSCQIYFMTLNKPGMANW; encoded by the exons ATGGCGCATAATTTGGCACCGAGCGTCAACTGCTCGCTCGACGACATTGACCTGAACGCCCTGAAG GAGCCTGCTGGGATATTCGAGTTGATCGAAGTCGTCGGCAATGGAACGTACGGGCAAGTTTACAAA GGTCGACACACCAAAACGGGTCAGCTGGCGGCCATCAAGGTCATGGACGTCACAGAG gatgaagaggaagaaatcaAGTTGGAAATAAACGTACTGAAGAGG TATTCGAATCATAGAAACATAGCTACGTACTACGGTGCCTTCGTGAAGAAGTCATCGCCAGGGAAGGACGATCAGCTATGGCTGGTTATGGAATACTGCGGAGCTGGCTCCGTCACGGACCTCGTCAAATCGACGAAAGGTCAGAGCCTTAAGGAAGAGTGGATTGCTTATATTTcgagagaaatattaagaGGTCTCAGTTATCTTCACAGTAATAAAGTTATTCACAGGGATATAAAAGGACAGAACGTGCTTCTGACCGACAATGCCGAGGTCAAGCTTG TTGACTTTGGCGTTAGCGCGCAGTTGGACAGAACGATAGGCAGAAGGAATACGTTCATAGGTACACCTTACTGGATGGCTCCAGAAGTCATAGCTTGCGACGAGAATCCCGACGCTACTTACGACAATAGAAGTGATCTTTGGTCTCTCGGAATTACCGCTTTGGAAATGGCTGAATCACAACCTCCGCTTTGCGACCTCCATCCGATGAGA GCCTTGTTCTTGATACCGCGTAATCCACCGCCGAGACTGAAGTCGAAAAAATGGGCGAAGAAGTTTCATGGTTTTATCGAAACTGTGTTGGTGAAGGACTATCATCAGAGGCCTTACACCGAACAATTGCTCAAGCATCCATTTATTCGGGACCAACCAACGGAGAGACAAGTCAGAATACAACTCAAAGATCATATCGATCGCTGTAAGAAACGCAAACAAGAGAAAG AAAGAGACGATTATCGATACAGCGGCagtgaaaacgaagaagacgagcCAGCATTGGCTGGCGAACCATCCTCGATAGTTCAAGCTCCTGGTGGCGATACATTGAGACGTAATTTCCAGCAAATTCAAGAAGGTCGGACGTTGACTCAAGACGTATCTCCTCAAGCTCCAGCCGGTAAGGAAAAACCAAATCAAGGTAGATCTCAGCGGGAAGTACCAGAACCAGGCCCGCCTGCGAGACCAGCCATTCCACACAGACTCATCG TCGTGCCAGATCCGCAGCCGCCTTCTCGACCTCTACCACCGACACCTAGGGACGATCCACGACAATCTCACAAGGTCTCGACACCACCCTCCAATCATCAAGCGCCTTCCGCTGGCGGTGGAGGTAGCGGTGGTTCTGGTGGCCAAGCTGCGCCTCAAAGAAACAGTCACGTGTTTAAACCTATG GCACTGTCGATCGAGAGTGACAGCGACGACGATCTCGAAGATGCTGGTAGTAACAATTTGAGGAACGACGGTACACTTCTCGCTAGCGATCCGCCTAAGCCTCT GCCATCGTCggattcgtcgtcgtcgtcctcgcaCAACGCTCAGAATTCGCATCACGAAGGTAAGCCAAAAG GTGGAGCACCCAATCGACCATTGCCACCGACGCCAGATGAGGAAGAATCCGGGGATCGTACACTAGTCATGAAACGA AAACTTAGTCAGACATCAGACGATCGTGCAACGGCTAGCGACAACCGCCGCTCAGAGATAGACGAGCAGCTCCTTCTGAAGGAGTGGGACTTCACCCGCTTCTTTCAGGGTTTTAACGAAAGGTTGGATAAAATGAAACAGGAGCACCAGCAAGAAGCGGCGGTCGGTACGAGCAAGTCTGGCAGCGAGGatcgttcctcttcttccgGCGAAAGAACCCTTAAGAGGCAGGAGCAGTTAGCGCGTAGGAAATAcgagcaacaacaacagcagcagcaacaacagcagcagcatcaCCAGCACCATCTTCATCAACAacatcagcagcagcagcatcaaaagcaacagcaacaacaacaacagcagcagcagcagcagcttaAGGCGGTTCACAGACGTCAAGAGAGCGACTCGAAGCTCGGTAACACCTCGAGCGCGTTCGCCCGTGCATTTCGCCGCGAAAATTCGGATTTCTTTCCGTCAACGAGGCACTCCGCTTATCTCCAAAAGTCGGATTCCTCGAGGTCGAGCATATTCGCGAGTGGTAATCGACGCGGCAGCGAGATAAGCGTCGCAGGTATAGTCGGTAAGAAGGGTAACGCCCTTAGTACCGGCGAGCCCGTCCTTACGGACTTCTCGTTTGGACGCGACGGGCCCCAGAGGCcaaggagagaaaagacagagagcgAGATCGTCTTCGGTAACAGGCACGAGGCGAGGAGACTCGACTTCGGACGCAATAAAGACGATACCACAAGGAGACGCAGTTGTAGACCTTCCGATGCGGCCCTGGCCGCGCCAGATGACGCGGGAACGATTAAATCCACGGCCAGTACAACGGCTAGCGAGTACAGCCCTGTTGTCACCCAG AATCGAGAAGGTGGTGACCGAccaagaggaggaggaggtggtggcgGTGAATTTCAAAGATCAGACTCGTCTCCTGGTTCAAGGCCAAGCTCGGTTTTACCAGACCTTTTGACTTCGTCGCCGGGTCAACGTCAGGACAAGTCGACAAGCGAGGAG TATCGACAAGCGGTTAAATCACCACCCCCGTTTGCACTTCAACAGAAACAGAGATCGTTCCTGACATTTGGATTCGGTGCTGGACCAGCGAGGAGAGAATCCCACGTAAACGTCAACGTGACACCTACGAGTCACGATTTGGCCTCCGATACACCCGAAAtacgaaaatacaaaaagcGTTTCAATAGCGAGATTTTATGTGCAGCGTTATGGG GCGTGAACCTGCTGATCGGTACGGAGAACGGATTGATGCTGCTCGATAGGAGCGGACAAGGGAAGGTTTATCAGCTGATCAGTAGGAGACGTTTTCAACAAATGGAAGTGCTCGAGGGGCAGAATATTTTGGTTACCATAAGCGGTAAGAAGAATCGCGTGAGGGTCTATTATCTCTCCTGGCTGAAGAGTAAGATTTTACGTACCGACGGCCATAGCGAT CAAGTCGAGCGGCGCAATGGCTGGATAAACGTCGGCGATCTTCAAGGAGCGGTGCATTTCAAGATAGTCaaatacgaaagaataaagttCCTTGTCATCGCGTTAAAGGACTCGATAGAGATCTATGCTTGGGCGCCGAAGCCCTATCATAAATTCATGGCTTTCAAATCGTTCGGAGAACTGGCCCACAGGCCGCTCCTCGTCGACCTAACCGTCGAGGAAGGAACGAGATTGAAAGTTATTTATGGAAGCGCCGATGGATTTCACGCCGTCGATTTGGATTCGGCGACGGTTTACGATATCTATCTACCGAAGCAC ACTCAGGGACCGATTTGCCCGCACTGCATCGTCGCCTTGCCGAACAGCAACGGCATGCAACTTTTACTGTGCTACGACAACGAGGGCGTTTACGTGAATACCTACGGTAGAGTATCCAAGACGATGGTCCTTCAATGGGGCGAAATGCCTACGAGCGTCGCTTACATCGGCACGGGCCAGATCATGGGATGGGGCAACAAGGCGATCGAGATCAGAAGCGTCGAAAGCGGCCATCTCGACGGCGTTTTTATGCACAAGAAAGCTCAACGGCTCAAGTTCCTTTGTGAACGTAACGATAAG GTCTTCTTCTCGTCGGCGAAGGGTGGAAGTTCGTGCCAGATTTACTTCATGACGTTAAACAAACCCGGCATGGCTAACTGGTGA